One genomic window of Bartonella sp. HY038 includes the following:
- the dnaN gene encoding DNA polymerase III subunit beta — MRITVDRANLLKSLGRVHRVVERRNTIPILSNVLIEADNGQMLLKATDLDIEITETTTSTIEQAGATTVPAHLLYDIVRKLPDGGEVSLSMNGEGNAVAVAAGRASFRLQCLPKTDFPELSTGQFSHSFEIKAEDLKRLVNSTQFAISTEETRYYLNGIYFHVVESDGVLKLRAVATDGHRLAQAELNAPHGTEGMPGVIIPRKTVAELQKLVGDDNEALVKIELSDAKIRFSAGSVVLTSKLIDGTFPEYGRVIPQGNDKKLIIDRAAFAAAVDRVSTISSDRGRAVKLTIGDGQLKLTVNNPDSGSAEDELSADYEADPLEIGFNSRYLMDITGQLAGDEAIFLLADSGSPTLIRDSNDADALYVLMPMRV; from the coding sequence ATGCGCATTACAGTTGATCGTGCCAATCTTCTCAAATCATTGGGTCGTGTTCATCGGGTCGTGGAGCGGCGCAATACCATCCCTATCCTGTCTAACGTATTGATTGAGGCTGATAATGGTCAAATGTTGCTTAAAGCAACTGATCTTGATATTGAAATAACCGAAACAACCACATCAACTATTGAGCAAGCGGGCGCTACAACCGTTCCAGCCCATCTTCTTTATGACATAGTTCGTAAACTTCCAGATGGTGGCGAAGTAAGTCTTTCGATGAATGGTGAAGGCAATGCGGTTGCCGTTGCTGCAGGCCGTGCTAGCTTTCGTTTGCAATGCTTACCAAAAACCGATTTTCCTGAATTGAGCACTGGCCAATTTAGCCATTCATTTGAAATCAAGGCTGAAGATTTAAAGCGCCTTGTTAATTCTACGCAATTTGCAATTTCCACCGAAGAAACTCGCTATTATTTGAATGGTATCTATTTCCATGTGGTGGAAAGTGATGGCGTATTAAAGCTGCGTGCCGTTGCAACTGATGGTCACCGTTTGGCGCAAGCAGAGCTTAATGCACCTCATGGCACCGAAGGCATGCCCGGCGTTATCATTCCGCGTAAAACCGTTGCTGAATTGCAAAAGCTGGTTGGTGATGACAATGAAGCTTTGGTAAAAATCGAATTATCGGACGCTAAAATTCGTTTTTCGGCAGGTTCTGTGGTTTTAACATCAAAACTCATTGATGGTACATTTCCTGAATATGGCCGGGTTATTCCACAAGGCAACGATAAAAAATTGATTATTGATCGCGCCGCCTTTGCAGCAGCAGTTGATCGCGTATCAACTATTTCAAGCGATCGCGGCCGCGCTGTTAAACTTACAATTGGCGATGGACAATTAAAGCTCACGGTTAATAATCCAGATTCTGGTAGTGCTGAAGATGAGTTAAGTGCAGATTATGAAGCTGATCCATTGGAAATTGGCTTTAATTCTCGCTATTTAATGGATATTACTGGGCAATTGGCGGGCGATGAAGCAATATTCTTATTGGCTGATTCAGGTTCGCCAACTTTGATCCGTGACAGCAATGATGCTGATGCGCTTTATGTTTTGATGCCCATGAGAGTTTAG
- the recF gene encoding DNA replication/repair protein RecF, whose product MRVRGLSLAAFRNYESLNLAFSGQHVVLTGHNGAGKTNILEAISLLSPGKGLRRAGYNELIHGAYDKNLASKQNGFTIFARLECDIYGEAQIGTGINDNESTRKVRINGANASADNLLEYSRISWLIPAMDGLFTGTLSDRRRFLDRLVMGLDPLHGRRVINFEKAMRSRNKLLSDNVDDAYWMSALEAQMAELGVAIAAARKEMVRLMGAMIEKMLLNSLFPMSVLSATGLLEAKLDEAAAVDVEEDYRTLLEQNRPLDARAGRTLEGPHRSDLEVSHLIKSMPAALCSTGEQKALLTGLILSHARLIGEVSGMTPILLLDEIAAHLDPLRRIALFEILDQLQAQAFMTGTDHALFVGLEGRAQFLSVKENHVEAYHNA is encoded by the coding sequence ATGCGGGTTCGCGGGCTTAGTCTCGCGGCCTTTCGCAATTATGAAAGCCTTAATTTGGCTTTTTCTGGCCAACATGTTGTGTTAACTGGCCATAATGGCGCCGGCAAAACCAATATATTGGAAGCCATATCGCTATTATCACCAGGCAAGGGTTTGCGCCGTGCCGGTTATAATGAGCTTATCCATGGCGCTTATGATAAAAATTTAGCCTCAAAACAAAACGGTTTTACAATTTTTGCTCGCCTTGAATGTGATATTTATGGCGAAGCGCAAATTGGTACCGGCATTAATGATAATGAAAGCACACGTAAAGTCCGCATCAATGGCGCAAATGCTTCGGCCGATAATTTGCTAGAATATAGCCGCATTAGTTGGCTAATTCCAGCGATGGATGGGCTTTTTACTGGTACTTTATCGGACAGGCGGCGTTTTCTTGATCGGCTAGTTATGGGGCTTGATCCCCTGCATGGGCGGCGGGTTATCAATTTTGAAAAAGCCATGCGCTCACGCAATAAATTATTAAGTGACAATGTTGATGATGCCTATTGGATGAGTGCATTGGAAGCGCAAATGGCGGAACTTGGGGTGGCAATTGCTGCAGCGCGCAAAGAAATGGTGCGCCTTATGGGGGCAATGATTGAAAAAATGCTGTTAAACAGCTTGTTTCCCATGTCGGTTTTGAGTGCGACTGGTCTTTTGGAGGCAAAGCTTGATGAAGCTGCCGCGGTTGATGTCGAGGAAGATTACCGCACGCTTTTAGAACAAAATCGCCCGCTTGATGCACGGGCAGGGCGTACTTTGGAAGGCCCTCATCGCAGTGATTTAGAGGTCAGCCATCTCATTAAATCCATGCCGGCGGCGCTTTGTTCAACCGGCGAACAAAAGGCATTGTTGACGGGGCTTATTTTATCCCATGCACGTCTCATTGGTGAGGTTTCAGGCATGACACCAATTCTACTTCTTGATGAGATTGCCGCCCATCTTGATCCTTTGCGGCGGATTGCACTTTTTGAAATTCTCGATCAATTGCAAGCCCAAGCCTTTATGACCGGAACGGATCACGCGCTGTTTGTGGGGTTAGAGGGCAGGGCGCAATTCTTGTCAGTCAAAGAAAATCATGTTGAGGCTTATCATAATGCCTAA
- the cysK gene encoding cysteine synthase A encodes MSGIEKNTTAKSTKGRGKVYNSILETIGDTPLVRVDKFAKAKGVGANLLLKLEFFNPLASVKDRIGYAMIDALERAGKAVPGKTVFIEPTSGNTGIALAFVAASKGYRIILTMPETMSVERRKLLKYLGAELVLTEGAKGMKGAIAKAQELAQEIPDAIIPQQFENQANPQIHRETTAEEIWNDTNGHVDFFISGIGTGGTITGVGQVLKERNPDVKIIAVEPKDSPVLSGGNPGPHKLQGIGAGFVPDTLDTKVYDEIITIANDDAFENSRALARIEGVPVGISAGAALTAAIEVGKRPENNGKNIVVIIPSFAERYLSTALFEGLE; translated from the coding sequence ATGAGTGGTATAGAAAAAAACACAACAGCCAAATCCACTAAGGGGCGTGGCAAGGTTTATAATTCCATTTTGGAAACAATTGGCGATACGCCGCTTGTTCGGGTTGATAAATTTGCAAAAGCCAAGGGTGTTGGTGCGAATTTACTTTTAAAGCTTGAATTTTTTAATCCTCTTGCAAGCGTCAAGGATCGCATTGGTTATGCAATGATTGATGCATTGGAAAGGGCGGGCAAAGCCGTGCCTGGTAAAACGGTATTTATTGAGCCAACTTCGGGTAATACTGGTATTGCTTTGGCCTTTGTTGCGGCGTCAAAAGGCTATCGTATTATTTTAACTATGCCGGAAACCATGTCGGTTGAGCGACGTAAATTGCTCAAATATCTTGGTGCTGAACTGGTTTTGACAGAGGGCGCAAAGGGTATGAAAGGCGCTATTGCGAAAGCACAAGAATTAGCGCAAGAAATTCCCGATGCGATTATTCCCCAGCAATTTGAAAATCAAGCCAATCCGCAAATCCACCGCGAAACAACCGCCGAAGAAATCTGGAATGATACCAATGGTCATGTCGACTTCTTTATTTCCGGCATTGGCACTGGTGGTACAATCACTGGTGTGGGGCAAGTATTAAAAGAGCGTAATCCCGATGTTAAAATTATTGCAGTAGAACCAAAAGATTCTCCCGTTTTATCAGGTGGCAATCCCGGCCCACACAAGTTGCAAGGTATTGGCGCTGGCTTTGTGCCAGACACCTTAGATACAAAGGTTTATGATGAAATCATCACCATTGCCAATGATGATGCCTTTGAAAATTCTCGTGCGCTTGCGCGTATTGAAGGTGTTCCAGTTGGTATATCGGCTGGTGCGGCTTTAACCGCGGCAATTGAAGTTGGTAAGCGTCCAGAAAATAATGGCAAGAACATTGTGGTTATTATTCCTTCCTTTGCAGAGCGTTATTTATCTACTGCGCTTTTTGAAGGGCTTGAATAG
- the ybgF gene encoding tol-pal system protein YbgF, producing MERSTKKFLSTALFVPVLSLTAMQVPMAQAQQNPNFLERVLGGNKSQNVAQASPQIDTRTIQLEQALRDLTTKVENLNIQVLEMQNRIDILEGKKPSNAAIAERQQRQTSLSSQPAIANNSTRAIANTSSNSSVENSKNVGSSTQAKPNTNGGTENLGSIHFDRDGNIIESASDKNSQASIPTGGNQTSAVPQTSSSKELYQVGYQSILAGDYRAAEPIFRAFQERYPSDPLIADASFWLGESLYGQGRYREAAAAYMDVERNYNSTPRAPENMLKLGMTMAELNDDETACAVFAKVPQEYKQAEPAVLKRVVDEQKRLNCNP from the coding sequence ATGGAACGCTCAACAAAAAAGTTTTTGTCAACGGCCCTATTTGTCCCCGTCCTTTCTTTGACTGCAATGCAAGTACCAATGGCACAGGCGCAACAAAACCCCAATTTTTTAGAACGGGTTCTTGGCGGCAATAAAAGCCAAAATGTTGCACAAGCCTCACCACAAATTGATACGCGCACCATTCAGCTGGAGCAAGCTTTGCGTGATTTGACCACTAAAGTTGAAAACTTGAATATACAGGTTTTAGAAATGCAAAACCGTATTGATATTTTGGAAGGCAAAAAACCAAGCAATGCAGCAATTGCCGAACGTCAGCAGCGTCAAACATCACTTAGCTCTCAGCCTGCGATAGCTAATAATTCAACACGCGCAATAGCAAATACAAGCTCTAATAGTAGCGTAGAAAATAGCAAAAATGTTGGATCAAGTACGCAAGCTAAACCAAATACCAATGGCGGCACAGAAAATTTAGGCTCCATTCATTTTGATCGCGACGGCAATATTATTGAAAGCGCGAGCGATAAAAATTCGCAGGCAAGTATTCCAACAGGCGGTAACCAGACTAGCGCTGTGCCGCAAACTTCAAGCTCAAAAGAGCTTTATCAGGTTGGATACCAATCAATTCTTGCCGGCGACTATCGCGCTGCAGAACCGATATTTCGCGCCTTTCAAGAGCGTTATCCAAGCGATCCATTAATTGCCGATGCTTCCTTTTGGCTTGGAGAATCGCTTTATGGTCAAGGGCGCTATCGTGAAGCGGCCGCAGCCTATATGGATGTTGAGCGTAATTACAACTCGACACCGCGCGCACCTGAAAATATGCTTAAACTTGGTATGACAATGGCAGAACTTAATGACGATGAAACTGCTTGTGCGGTCTTTGCAAAAGTGCCACAAGAATATAAACAAGCAGAACCTGCCGTGTTAAAGCGGGTAGTCGATGAACAAAAGCGCCTTAATTGTAACCCGTGA
- the aroQ gene encoding type II 3-dehydroquinate dehydratase — protein sequence MSAKLIYILNGPNLNMLGTREPEIYGAETLKDVEKLCEKAAKLAGFDIRFLQSNHEGQLVDWIQEARAEAAAIVINPAAYTHTSVAILDALKSFDGLVAEVHISNVHQREAFRHHSFVSLRADCVIAGCGTLGYHFAIDFVVGKLKTTK from the coding sequence ATGTCCGCAAAGTTGATTTATATCCTCAATGGTCCAAATCTTAATATGCTCGGCACGCGTGAACCAGAAATTTATGGTGCAGAAACCTTAAAAGATGTTGAGAAACTATGTGAAAAAGCAGCAAAATTGGCTGGTTTTGATATTCGCTTTTTACAAAGCAATCATGAAGGGCAATTGGTTGATTGGATACAAGAAGCGCGCGCAGAGGCCGCTGCCATTGTCATTAACCCAGCTGCCTATACCCATACATCTGTTGCCATCCTTGATGCCTTAAAAAGCTTTGATGGTTTGGTTGCTGAGGTGCATATTAGTAATGTTCATCAACGGGAAGCTTTCCGTCATCATTCTTTTGTGTCATTAAGGGCTGATTGTGTTATTGCTGGCTGCGGCACTCTTGGCTATCATTTTGCTATTGACTTTGTTGTAGGTAAATTAAAAACAACCAAATAA